A genomic segment from Eremothecium gossypii ATCC 10895 chromosome III, complete sequence encodes:
- the RPN2 gene encoding proteasome regulatory particle base subunit RPN2 (Syntenic homolog of Saccharomyces cerevisiae YIL075C (RPN2)): MSVITAAPLLALLREDDHTVKSYALHSINEVVDQLWSEVSNDITDIEALYEDSKFEDRKLAALVVSKIYYNLGEYESAVRYALAAEEYFDINEKSRYVETIVSQSIEMYIKLATENYGKEKSEIDLQLVSIFERMLNKCITAGEYKLALGIALESYRLDVVTNILTQQTSEPNMLKLITYVLIAATTTVSNTHFKINILYALFDILIRLKAPDYFAVSKIIVNLNDSKLAARLFDKLVSEKNTEIAYQIAFDLVTSASQGLLNELVATLSTGEGNDRLVEILSGLPTCDFYNTFLHANKRIDRSLLNKSKSSMDGKFSLFHTAVSVSNAFMHAGTTDDTFVRANLQWLGKAQNWAKFTATASLGIIHQGNLTGGKKIMEPYLPGSRASSRYIKGGSLYGLGLIYAGYGKEIIGYLKDQIVENSSNATDDDVDVLLHGASLGIGLAGMSSNSTEIFEALKEVLYADSANSGAAAALGIGLTMLGSGDETVAENLYTYAQETSHGEITKGLAIALALLNYGREELADETIKKMLEHENDSMRYGAVYTIALAYAGTSSNEAVKKLLHVAVSDSNDDVRRASVTALGFVLIRDYTTVPRIVELLSESHNPHVRCGTAFALGVACAGRGLQAAIDVLEPLTNDPVDFVRQAAMIALSMILIQQTEKTNVKVRDVNEQLRNVIANKHQEGLAKFGACVAQGIINAGGRNVTIQLENSEMGTLNTKSVIGLAMFTQFWYWFPLAHFLSLSFTPTTTIGVRSHDLKIPKFSFHCHTKEGIFDYPPMFEEDIDKSIEKVATAVLSTTAKAKARAKKSKKDKAVEPDKSKEEIKVENEQRDKKEHDADVPEEEFKIKYTSTYYKVENMTRVVPQQLKYIAFPKDERFTPVRKFKGSNGVIVLSDKTPDEPVEVIKTVRQEKETDAPLPAPFKVQDDLEF; this comes from the coding sequence ATGTCTGTGATCACTGCTGCTCCACTTCTAGCCCTGTTAAGGGAGGATgaccacactgtgaagtCTTATGCGTTACACTCAATTAACGAAGTTGTGGACCAACTGTGGTCGGAGGTATCGAACGATATCACTGATATCGAGGCGCTTTATGAGGACAGCAAGTTTGAGGATCGGAAGCTGGCGGCGCTTGTTGTCTCGAAGATATACTACAATCTGGGGGAGTACGAATCTGCTGTCAGGTACGCGCTAGCTGCAGAGGAGTACTTCGATATAAACGAGAAATCCAGGTACGTGGAGACAATTGTATCACAAAGCATTGAGATGTACATCAAGCTGGCCACTGAGAATTATGGCAAAGAGAAAAGTGAGATTGACCTGCAGTTGGTGAGCATATTCGAGCGTATGTTAAACAAGTGCATCACGGCGGGCGAATACAAACTGGCTTTAGGGATTGCGCTGGAGAGCTACCGGCTAGACGTGGTCACCAATATCCTTACTCAGCAGACTTCGGAGCCTAATATGCTGAAGTTAATAACTTACGTGCTGATTGCTGCGACGACTACTGTCAGCAACACCCATTTCAAAATCAACATTTTGTATGCATTGTTTGACATCCTAATTAGGCTGAAGGCTCCTGATTACTTTGCAGTATCCAAGATCATTGTGAACTTGAACGACTCGAAACTTGCCGCGAGACTTTTTGACAAGTTAGTTTCAGAGAAGAATACCGAAATTGCCTACCAAATTGCATTCGATCTCGTCACTTCTGCATCTCAAGGGCTATTAAATGAGCTGGTCGCTACTTTGAGCACGGGAGAGGGCAATGACAGGCTAGTGGAGATCCTATCTGGCTTACCAACATGTGATTTCTACAACACGTTCCTGCATGCGAACAAGCGTATTGATAGGAGCTTGTTGAACAAGTCGAAGTCATCTATGGACGGCAAGTTTTCTTTGTTCCATACTGCAGTCAGTGTCTCCAATGCATTCATGCACGCTGGTACTACAGACGATACATTCGTTAGAGCCAACCTGCAGTGGCTAGGCAAGGCCCAAAACTGGGCTAAGTTCACAGCCACTGCATCGTTAGGTATTATTCACCAGGGAAATCTCACTGGTGGCAAAAAAATTATGGAACCTTATCTACCGGGGAGTCGTGCTTCTTCCCGTTATATCAAGGGAGGTTCGCTTTATGGCCTTGGTCTGATCTATGCTGGGTATGGTAAGGAGATTATTGGCTATTTGAAAGACCAGATTGTGGAGAATAGCTCAAATGCAACTGATGACGACGTTGATGTCTTGCTACATGGTGCTTCTCTTGGAATTGGTTTGGCTGGTATGAGTTCGAATAGTACTGAAATATTTGAAGCCTTAAAGGAGGTTCTCTATGCGGATTCCGCCAATtcaggagcagctgcagcactTGGTATCGGTTTGACGATGTTGGGTTCAGGCGATGAAACTGTTGCTGAAAACCTATACACGTATGCACAGGAAACCAGTCACGGCGAAATCACGAAAGGGTTGGCAATTGCGCTAGCTTTGCTAAACTACGGGCGTGAAGAATTGGCAGATGAAACGATTAAGAAAATGCTTGAGCACGAAAATGATTCCATGCGTTACGGTGCTGTTTACACGATAGCATTGGCTTACGCAGGCACGAGTAGTAACGAAGCGGTAAAGAAACTTCTCCATGTTGCTGTATCCGACTCTAACGATGACGTTAGACGTGCCTCTGTTACTGCGCTTGGTTTTGTCCTCATCCGCGATTACACCACTGTCCCTAGGATCGTTGAATTGCTGTCTGAATCCCATAACCCTCATGTTAGATGTGGTACCGCTTTTGCCTTAGGCGTTGCCTGCGCCGGTCGAGGATTACAGGCCGCTATAGATGTGTTAGAACCGTTGACAAATGACCCCGTTGACTTTGTTCGCCAGGCTGCGATGATCGCATTGTCGATGATCTTAATTCAGCAAACGGAGAAGACTAATGTTAAGGTAAGGGATGTGAATGAACAGCTCAGAAATGTCATAGCTAACAAGCATCAAGAGGGTCTTGCAAAGTTTGGTGCATGTGTTGCGCAGGGGATTATCAATGCAGGTGGTCGGAATGTTACTATCCAACTTGAGAACTCGGAGATGGGAACTTTGAATACGAAATCTGTTATTGGACTAGCAATGTTTACGCAATTTTGGTATTGGTTCCCATTAGCCCACTTCCTTTCTCTTTCATTTACTCCCACAACTACAATTGGCGTTCGGAGCCATGACCTAAAGATCCCTAAGTTTTCCTTCCACTGCCACACGAAAGAGGGCATCTTCGACTATCCACCTATGTTTGAAGAAGATATAGACAAGAGCATCGAGAAAGTTGCAACTGCTGTTCTTTCAACAACGGCCAAGGCCAAGGCGAGGGCCAAAAAGTCAAAGAAGGACAAGGCAGTAGAGCCAGATAAGTCCAAGGAAGAGATCAAGGTTGAAAACGAGCAGCGTGATAAAAAAGAGCATGACGCCGATGTCCCTGAAGAGGAATTTAAGATTAAATATACCTCGACCTACTATAAGGTTGAGAATATGACGCGTGTAGTACCACAGCAATTAAAATATATTGCATTTCCAAAGGATGAGAGATTTACTCCCGTTCGCAAGTTTAAGGGTAGCAATGGCGTTATAGTGCTATCGGACAAAACTCCTGACGAGCCGGTCGAAGTAATCAAAACCGTTAGACAGGAAAAAGAGACGGATGCTCCTCTGCCTGCTCCCTTCAAGGTTCAGGATGACTTAGAATTCTGA
- the SER33 gene encoding phosphoglycerate dehydrogenase SER33 (Syntenic homolog of Saccharomyces cerevisiae YIL074C (SER33) and YER081W (SER3)) — protein MTSPQQINNLQAAFQDALNMSGSPGVVSTSPTTSFMNTLPPRTSVAKQAKALKPFSTGDIKILLLENVNQTAIDIFDKQGYQVEFHKSSLGPEELIEKIRDVHAIGIRSKTKLTPEILKHAKNLVCIGCFCIGTNQVDLDYAAKMGVSVFNSPFSNSRSVAELVIGEIISLARQLGDRSIEMHTGTWNKVSHHCWEVRGKTLGIIGYGHIGSQLSVLAEAFGMHVLYYDVVTIMALGTAKQVATLDELLNNSDFVSLHVPATDETKNMISAPQLAAMRNGAYLINASRGTVVDIPSLIQAMKAGKIAGAALDVFPHEPAKNGSGAFGNQLSPWISDLVSLPNIILTPHIGGSTEEAQSAIGVEVATSLSKYINDGTSVGSVNFPEVSLRSLDLDQENTVRVLYIHQNVPGVLKTVNNILSDHNIEKQFSDSSGDIAYLMADISNVNYSDIKDIYDKLNATEYKISIRLLY, from the coding sequence ATGACTTCACCCCAACAGATCAACAACCTTCAAGCTGCGTTCCAGGACGCACTAAATATGTCGGGCTCTCCTGGCGTGGTCTCCACCTCGCCCACGACCTCCTTCATGAACACACTTCCACCCCGGACGAGCGTTGCGAAACAGGCCAAGGCGCTGAAGCCTTTCTCGACAGGCGACATTAAAATATTGCTTCTTGAGAATGTAAACCAAACCGCCATTGACATCTTTGACAAGCAAGGCTACCAGGTTGAGTTCCACAAGAGCTCGCTTGGGCCGGAGGAGCTAATTGAGAAAATTAGAGACGTTCATGCGATCGGTATCCGTTCGAAGACGAAACTGACGCCGGAAATACTCAAACACGCCAAGAACCTGGTGTGCATTGGCTGCTTCTGCATCGGTACTAACCAGGTGGATCTCGACTACGCAGCGAAAATGGGTGTCTCCGTGTTCAATTCACCTTTCTCTAACTCGCGTTCCGTCGCGGAGCTAGTAATCGGTGAGATCATCTCTCTGGCTAGACAGTTGGGCGACCGCTCTATTGAGATGCACACCGGGACCTGGAACAAGGTCTCACACCACTGCTGGGAGGTGCGCGGCAAGACCCTTGGGATTATCGGCTACGGCCACATTGGCTCCCAGTTATCTGTGCTCGCCGAGGCTTTTGGCATGCACGTACTATATTACGACGTTGTGACAATTATGGCACTGGGTACCGCCAAGCAAGTTGCTACTCTCGACGAGCTGCTCAACAACTCAGACTTTGTGAGTTTGCATGTGCCGGCCACTGATGAGACTAAGAACATGATTTCTGCCCCCCAACTTGCGGCGATGAGAAATGGTGCATACCTAATCAACGCTTCACGGGGAACCGTTGTGGATATCCCATCCTTGATCCAGGCGATGAAGGCAGGAAAGATAGCTGGTGCCGCGCTAGACGTTTTCCCGCACGAACCCGCGAAGAACGGCAGCGGTGCCTTCGGCAACCAACTCAGCCCTTGGATCTCTGACCTGGTGTCCTTGCCAAACATCATTCTCACCCCTCACATAGGTGGCTCGACAGAGGAGGCCCAGAGTGCCATCGGCGTCGAGGTAGCAACTTCCTTGAGCAAGTATATCAACGACGGTACCTCCGTGGGCTCGGTGAATTTCCCAGAGGTCTCGTTGCGTTCGCTTGACCTGGACCAAGAGAACACCGTCCGTGTGCTGTATATTCACCAAAATGTGCCCGGCGTGCTAAAAACTGTGAACAATATCTTGTCTGACCACAATATCGAGAAGCAGTTCTCCGACTCTAGCGGCGACATCGCTTATCTGATGGCGGACATCTCGAATGTGAACTACAGTGATATCAAAGACATTTATGATAAATTGAATGCTACCGAGTACAAGATCTCCATCAGGTTACTCTATTAG